CACAGGAAGATGTCCATGACACAGGTAATCTCACAACCTGAGCCCTTGGACATTGGTTCATCACCTTTCCTGGCCATCACCCTTCTCCCACAGGCTTGCTCCCTGATGCTTCTCTCAGCATCATGAGCATCAGACCAGGGTGGGGGGGTCTGGAGGTGCTGGCATgtggctgcccagagcccctAGAGCAAACTGAAGTGTCTGTGATATGGGAATCATGACACCAGGGCTTTGCAGTCTGCTGTGTGGCAATGGACTCTCTGATCGAGGGGGTTTGTAGAGGAGGCATCATCTTGCACTAGGATTAACATGCTGCTGTGTCTAACAGACACAGCAAATTTCCctgtaaagcaaagaaactCATTCTCTTACCAATGCCAGTGCATACTAAGTTTGTAAAACATAAGAGCCAAATCCTGTTTCTCTCACTTTTGTCAACACTGGTgggtttttccctccttttttatGTCTACCCTATCttgggctggctgctggccacTGGTGCCTTACCAGCCAAGGCGCCGGGCGGATGGAATTATATTCCCTCTGTCAGCATTTATTTCCCCCATGGCACAAGATAAATACACCACACAGGACTCCTCCGTGCTGGTGCACTACATCCCCCTCCTGTAGACATGCTGCATTGACTGATGCTTTTTGGATATGTTTGCAAAGGTGGCAGTAAGAGTGAATACCAACGTCGGGATTTTCCTTGTCCCTCTTCACTAATCACATTTTCTCTGAAGTGTTTAGAAACTGTGCTTCTTTTGCATGGGTTAGTATTAATTATCTTCACAGTAGCTGGTATGGGGATAGGTTTTGAATTTATGCTGAAAATATGGAGACCAAAATATAGTGTTGACAATATggagatatttttcttattGCCGAGTGGTGCTTGTACAGACCCACGGTCTTTTTTTGCTTCTCACCCTACCCTACCAAGGAGGGGGATAGGGGTGCATTAGGTGTTGGGGGGATAcgcagccaggacagctgacccaaacgAACCCAAGAGATATTCTGGACTTTACGACATCACGCCCAGTATATAAAGCGGGGGGAAGAAAGAGCAAGGATTGGGCGTTTATCGTGGTCCCTCGTCCACAGGGGAGGGTCGGGCTCCCCCCGCGAACGGAGCGGGACCCACGCGAGCCGCGGGCCCAGGGCGGGGCGGGCACCGCGTGCAACTCAAATTGCCGTGCGACCTCTCAGCCAATGGCCGGAGCACCTTCCCGCCGCAGGCCAATGGAAGCGCGGAACTCTCCGCCGTCAGCCAATAggcgcggggggcgggggaGCATGGAGTAACGCTCGGAGCGGCGGCGATGGCCCCGGAGCGCGGTGATCGCTCGCTCCCCGCCGGTACCGAGGGTCTTCCCCGGGTTTTCCTGCAGAGCCTGCGGACTCTTTTCGATATCCTGGATGACCGGCGGCGGGGCTACGTGCACCTACGGGAGATCGAGTCGCGCTGGCGGGGAGCGgaagcccaggagctgcccgcCGGGGTGATGGAGGGGTTGCGGCAGGCGGCGCCGGCCAGTGGGTACCTTACCTTCGAGAGGTTCGTACTGGGGCTGCGGGCGGCCCTGCCTGGGACTGAGCCGCCAGTGGAGGGTGGCAGCGGCGGACGGCGGAGCGCGGAGAAACCGCCAAGCCCTCGCTGTTCCGAGGAGCGGTGGGGGAAGAGCACCGGACAGCGGGAACCGGGGCCCGGCCAGCCCCGAGGCCGCGGTGAGTGGCGGGACTGGACTGGGGGCTTCGGGCTCGGTGGGGATGATGACAGCGCCAGGGTCGGGGACTGGCGCTCGGAGGTCGGGATGGGATCCCGCGGTTCATCCCGttcccctgtgccctcctctgGGCTCAGAGCCAGTGGTTCCCGCAGGGCGGGTGTAAAACTCCCCCAAAGTTACTGTTGGTATTGACTGGTTTGGCTTCGCTGAACTCCGATTCCGGTGCGAATATCCCAGCGCCGCCGcccacccagggctgtgcttcCCTCGCGATGCGCTGGGCTATTTATAGCGCTGACAGGAGGAATTAAGGGCTTTGCCGTAATGTGTCCGTGGTTGTCCCCTGGCGTAGAGTCTGTCCTGACCTTCCCCGGGGATGGATGGCACAGCTGGGCGTCTCGGAGAATGGCTGGGTCCTGGAGACccccaaagcagagcagcttctctggggTGAAGCTGTGGTCACGAAGCGGCCGTGTGCTTGGTGGGCTCTGCACTGGGCTGGCTCTCAGGAATGACTCCTACACGATATCATGCATGGTTTAGACAAAAAACGCAAAACCTGATCCAGCTTTTTGGTTTGGATCGTTCCACAGCACTATTcccaataaaaaataattaatcaatGAATAAATGGGAGAGAAGTTACCAGGGCAATATGCTCTGCTGTCCTAAGCTCTGTCCACAGGGCTCAcctgtgcatccctgtggaCTCTGCCCTTTCCACAGGATCTGCCAGAGCCCTCCAGGGTGGTACACCGACCCTAGCATAGGGGAGACTGTTTCACTGGCATCTTGATTTGTTGCTAGTCAGTAGAAGATGTTACAAGGAAACCAGTCTTCTGGGCTTATGTGGGTAGGTAATAATTCTTTATCTAGGTTTGTGAAGTGCTTTGAGATCAGAGGAGACAAAGTCTATGTGCAGAGCTGGTACATGTTATTGCACCACCTGAGTGCATTGACTTCCTCTACCTTGGGAAGGTCAGGCTGGTTTGCCTTTCCAACTCAGTCCCTTCTGCTGGGTAGAGAAGAAGCTTTTAAATGTGAATGAGGTTCTCTGCTTTCTATTTTTGCCTCCAGACTAAGCACTGGAGCTACATCTAAGGGAATATTATTAAGCAGACTAACTTTTCTATCATCAGGAGTGTAAATCtggaaaaacttgaaaaaaatcctgcttgGTGAATAGATAGCAGGTTGaaagctctgccctgggaaggAGTGAGCAGATTACTGCAGCAGCTTTCTGTTTGCTGAGGATCTTTCCATTACAGGGTGATGTTCCATAACTGTCCAGAGCCTGTGGGCAGGGTTAGCACCTCAGCCCTTGTTGCCAGCATCCCACACTACAGGGCTATATTTTGGTAAGAGGCCTGAGTTTCAGGTTCATTCAGCAGCTTAGAAAATGGTACAACTCAGTTACTCCACCTCTTTTAGCTCTAGATCCTGCACAACTGCCCAGTGCGCCCCTCCACAGGTGGTTTCCTGGGGTGCAGTTGAACAGGTGGATGTTCTCAGCTGGCTGCAAGGGAGTtgagcagtgctgtggcaggATATGGCTCCATCCCCACTGCCAAGATGTGTGgtgggtgctgggagctgcctgtggcTCCAGGAAGACCTGTCTCCACTAAGCTGATGTCATTTGGGTGTGAGGCTACTCTGAGCCTCCAGCTGCATGTGGTGGCTTCTGTAAGACCCCAACCAAATGCGGTGAGATCATGTGTCAGTGCTCATAAGCTGCGGTGAGTGGGAGAAAATGCTCCCCGCCTGTGTTTTAGGGGAAGAGGGTGCTCACAGAGtgcctccccagctctgctttaGGTCTGAGGAGCATCTACGCATGTCAGAGGTGATTTGGATGTGACTCATGGCAAAATGGCAGAGGTTGGGGTCAGGTGGTTCTCCTGGCATGTCCAAGGGTGCAGTGAGCCAGTGGGACAACAATTCTGTTCTCTCTTCCACACTAACCTCTGTGGGCAGAAGTCCTTCTGAGGTCCCTGCTTAAGTCAGCTTCCAGCTTCTcctcagcccagcagtgctggtgcagTCTGCGAGCTGCTGCTTGGCACCCCATGGTTCCTGGGGAGCCAACAGCACCCACTGGATGCAAGAATGGTGAGGTGGATATTGAAGAAGTCACAGGACAGGGAAGTCACCATAATGATGTCCCTATGTTATGCTGCCTGGTCTTGTCACAGCAGTGTCTGAACACATCGCTCTTGGGGGTCTTTACCCCACTAGTTCCCCTGTGAGCTGGGACCTGGAGAAGTCAAGGCACAGAGCAGAAAGAGCCCAGGCCCTAGGCACTggctcctccccagcacagtGCTTTCCCTCGCTCCAAGGGTGGCTTGGCTCTagcagctggagagctgttTTTGGCACTAGCTGGAGGGAGGGGATGGTTTGTAGGGGCTTCTCTGGGCCATTGGGAAGGATACTTGTGGAGAAGTGTAAAACAACCGTGAAGtgtctgccctgggcagagcctgtCCATTATCACATGGCAGGATCTCTTCCACCTCTGGTGATCTGATCCTGTTCTTTCCCTAAGAACAACTATCCCAGCTCATTAGCAGGTCCTGTTTTAGCCACTAGCTTGTTAGCTCAGGTGTGCAGAGCTCAGTTGGTTGACCAGGAGCTCCTGCTTATCACGGGTGCAGTTCAGCTCAACACAGCACTGGTCACTGCTGGGTGACTGCAGCAAAAACTGTTTTAACATGTGATTGTCCTGCAGCTCCTACCAGAAGTGCTCCTGGCTTTGCCTTGGGATTCTGACTGTTGAGAGTATCCTTGGTTTTGGGGCTATTCCTCAGCTTTTTGAGAAGGACATACTACAGGTCTGCTAGGGCAATGTGTGTGGTCACACCAGTCTTGCTGGATTCCTCCCAGATAGATGTGGGTGTATGAAACCAAAGGGAGCTGGCAAAGCAGATGGATGGGTGATATCAACGGCTTTGTGTTCACAAATGCTTTGTATTCACTGATGTACCAGAGTACTTGCTGGGAGGTGGAGTGAGATACTGTGATGGACCAGAAGGAGGACTTTGCCCGTGACATGGCAACCTCTTTCTCCAGTGACACAAAGTGACAAACTGAGGTGTCGCATTGCCTGCGCCCCTGAGCCTGTCTCCTATCCCTGAACCAGTGTGACTGTGACAGCAGAGGCAGCCCTGGTACAGGGCTCCCACACCTCGTACCTTCAAGATGAAGGGTGGCTCCTGTGGCCATGGCTGCCCTCACCTGCCTCATATCCTTCCTCTCTCATGTCCATGTGCTCAGCTGAGGAAACctgtgcagaggagcagaggaaaagaatGTGCTGGCCCATGTGGTGCCCACACCCTGTCCTGACACAGCCCTTTATGTGCCTGCGCCACGGAATGTGCCAGAcctgtgccaggcagctctggtAGAAGGATGTGCGAGGGGTGGAGGTGCCTGGCAGACACGTGGGGAGCTGTCTTGGGAAGAGGGCGTTTTCCCCAGCTGCCTGCCATCACTTGctggctccctgctgctcttcttGAAAAGCCACATTTTGAAAGGAACTCTTGAGGAAAgctgtgtgcagggagcaggcaaGCTGTGGGACTGAGGGGGTGGCATGAGAGAGGATGTGCTGGGCACTTGCTGGGGActggggcaggaagggaggaGCACCATGCTGCTATCCAGACTTGCCTGGGGATGTGCTGGCTGCACCCCTAGCTGCCCTGATGCTGCAGTTTGGGATGGTGGGGTGTCAGGGTTCTTTTGCTTTACCAGCTCACCTAGCAGTGGATCAGAGCTGGCTTGGCTgtgactgcagggctgggtttcTGGTGAGGTGAGCAGTATTGGGGCTTGTATGGCCTTCACTTCAGGTGCCCAGGgaattcctgccctggctgACAGGCAGGAGGTGCCTGATCCAGCCTGGAACCTGCCAGTATGAACTTAATCTTCAAAACCAGGTTATGCATAGATTTGCATCAGCACCATGTGTTTTTACTAGATTGGTCTTTTGCAGGATAGGATGTTGGGGTTTTAATAAGATTGTGGAAAATCTACAGTCTTATTTACTTCATGGTTGCATCATAGACATAGTGTCTGGGCTGAATATCCACATGGCCAAGTCCATCACCAAGCAAGAACTGCCTTCAGGAGAAGTTGgtttcctggcagagctgatgcCACCTGAGTGGAAGCAAGGTGTCCCATGAGGACACGTGAGGGCAGGCAATATCACTAATGGTTTAGTTGCCCTGGCTGGGACTGAACCAGCTttgcctgggagctgcttgATGACTGAGATCTgttgccagcctggcacagctgagtcAGTCATTCCTGACATCTGTTCTGCCTGGACAAAAACAGGAGCAGACATTCAGGCTGGTGGTTTGCTCACTCTCTCCCTGTTTGCAAGACCACCTTGCAGATCATCTCACAGAAGAGGGCCTGGGGAGGATTTTGTTGAAAGTAGCTTGTGGCCTCATGCCTTCCTCTGTTCCAGGTGGTGATGCTAAGtctgctgggcagccccagggagacACTGACTACCCAGGGGCTAGGGACACTCGGAGGCATCAGAGAGGCCGTGCAGAACACCGGAGACACACCATCACCAATGGCGTGGACTTCAGCACGGTAAGGGGGAGTGTTGTGGGCTCCCATGAAGGGGAAGGTGGGTTGCAGGGGTCCCTCACTGCTGATGCCATCTCTAGGCTTTGGCTTCTTTGCCCACCCTGCACAAGTGAGTTGTGGGACGTCAGGTAAATACTGATATTTGGATTTGAAGGTCTGTTGATGTATGTGGATGTATATTATTTCCAAGGTGCTTTCCTGAATCCTGCCAAACAGGGAGGAGGTGGATCCTTCCCCCAGAATGGGATCAGCCTATGAAGCCAGTGTACTGGCTGCCTTTCCCATGGGCAAGGTCTTGGGAAGAGGAAGACAAAAGGTGGAGGTGTGGGAACAGATGGATCTCTGGGCCTTAAGAGCGACCCAGCGAGGGTCAGGTATGCTTTGTACTGGCAAGCAGTGGGGCCAAGCTATGCCCCCTTGCAGATGTTCCATGTAGATCAGGGCTCAAATATGCAGGTCCTCTTGGCTTCCAACAGACTTTTTGCAGCAAAGCGGAGAAATCCGTACTGAATTTATAAAGGCAGCCCAGGATGGAGGAGTCTGTTCCCCTCTCTCCACCGCTGAGTGGAGAGACTTGGATCAAATTGCCCGGGTGAAGGGATCTCATTTGTTCCCAGGTGGAATGGAGTAGCTGCCTGGGCACGTTGTCCACGGGCTCAAGCTAAATTGTACTGGGCAGAGAGCCAGGACCAAGCTTGCAGGATGAGTACTTGGTGGCACGGTCACCACTGTACTTTTACTCCTTGCACCCTGGTgtcaccctgctcctgcagcccaacAGGCCTGACCAGCGTTGCCCAACCTGTCACTGGCCTTGGGGGACACAACgtgccccagtgccagcctggggaggggatgttTGTGCAGGTAGTTTGCTGGGCTTGCAGCCATGAGAGGGACCTCTGCTGGGAGGTGCTGATAAGAAGTGATAAATGTTGCTCTGTGTGTCTGGGATTGAGGGCTCTGCttcttggggttttgggggttggggagagaggaaggtctttgcttcccttccctgtgtGTGCAACTCTGGGCTGGAGTACATTTCAAGGTCCCAAGCTCAAGGTGCTCTGTGAGGGGAATGGTGGCCACCATGTCTTTCCCCAGTTCTGCCATAAGCATTCTTGCTCAGGGCTTGTGTTGTCTTGGTCTCTATTCCGCCAAGTTGTCATGTGGTCAGTGGGAGGCAtgtcccctccttccctctctccctatATGTTGCCAAGTGCTGCACTacctttctgtgcttttgaCCCCAGAGAAATGGTGTCTCAGCCTTCCATGACACCCTGAGCACAGCCTTTAGGCACTGGTGCCATTTCCAAGCCTACAGAGAGAGCTGGAACAGGTTTGGGTCCAGCAAGGACTGAATCTTTGTACTGTCACCTTCCTTacccctccctgcccagatGCTGGGCTCCCAAGGGACAAGGAACTCTGTCATTAGACTAATTTGCCTGAAGCCCTTGGGGAATGGGAGCACTGGTGCCCATCCTACATCCTGAAGTGCACCAGGACTAGTTCCtcctgagcagggagcagaggtgtGGAGGCTGCACTGCAACCCCAGGACTCTTTGCACTCTCTCATCTAGTGCTCACTCACTCAGCTGGCGTTTTTCCAGCCAGTACCTCATCTGTTGGCCCTATTTTCCCATGACCATGAGGGTGGCTGGGATGAGACCTTCCCTGAGAGGTGGAGCACTGTCATTTGTaagcagcccagggcacagctctgtcccctcccctttACCAGCCACCGAGCATCAGCCAAGTCCAGCGCTTTGTCTGTCTCCTGCCCCAAGTGTCTCATCCTGGCGAGATGCTGCCTGTCCCCCCCGGGCTAGGCTGGCagtgtccctctgctctgtgggaTGCTCCCTCTTCCTCTGGTCTCTCTGCTGGCCAGCAAGCCCTGtgggaggagggcaggacaggcagcagtGGGCTGCACCTCCAGCTGGATGGGGGTCCTTGCCACATACAGCACCTTCTTCATGCCCCTCAGCAACAGCACCAAGGCTCTGCACTTCTTCCTCTGGATATGTCCCTTTGGGCCATTGGAGAAGGGTGTGAGGGTAGTTGTTTGTGTTGCAAAATATgtttccaggagcagcaggagcaagagcagcCCCAGTGTAATGGATGACAGGTATGGGATGCAGAAAGGctttggggctggcagtggggacATGGAAATGCTGATGGCCTGAAGAAGGTCTTGGTATGGTCCTACTTGTCCACAGGGTTCTGTTCAGGGTCACTTCTGAGCTGCACCACTCCTGATGTTCTCCAAAGGAGGAGGTTCTGGTGCATCCAGCATTTTCTGGGTGACCAAAGTCTCTGGTGCCTGTGGATCcgaggctgtgctgtgggtgaaggccaagctgtgttttggcaaagaaagcagaggcagcaaggcaggaagTTCCCCATGCCcttgggagctgggggagcagcctTTTATTGAAAAGAGAAGGGCCATGGGGTCACAGGGTGAGGGTGATGAATGGGTCACTGCATCAGTTGCTCAGGCACCCTCATAGCAGCTCCCCGGGCACAGCAAGGCCCCCACTGCTCTTCAGGTGATGCTGGTGTTGGAACCTGAGCAACTGGCAGAGATCTTCTGCAATGAGGTGTGGTGTGCTATGCTCTGCTCAGTTTCATGTGCCTCGGGGAGTGAGGCAAACTGGGGAAACAGGGCTGCAGTTTTTCCCTGACTTCCAGCCTGCAGACTGAGCTAGACTCTTCAGTGCTCACCAAAATCCAAGTgtgtctgtgcaggggctgACACTCACACCCCAAAGGGAGCTGGGGGCAActgcaggcactgctcctgctgcctccctgggtAAATAGGTGAAGAAACCTGTACCTGCAATGGTGAGCAGGAGGGTAGAGGTGACTCAAGTgtccttttcttccaaaaatcTTCCTCCAAAGCAGCATCAGGCAGCAGTCATTATCCTGCTcctcttcagcttttcttggGGAAAGGGGCTGAGACCCTTACCTGTATCCACATCCCTCCACACCTCATGAAGAAACCAACTCCTGCGACTTGACAAAGCCTTGGTGGGGAGTGGGTGACACCCATGTGCTCTGTCTTGCAGCTGAAGTACATGAAGGAGCTGGAACAGGAGAAGGATTTCCTgttgcagggcctggagcttATAGAACGGGCTCGAGAGTGGTACCACCAGCACATCCAGCTCATGCAGGAGCACCAGCGGttcctggggaaggggagaacCAGTGCTGTGAGTCTGGGGCTTCTTCTGGCTAAGTTTGGGTTTGGAGaacagggctgggaggtggccAGACCTGGAGCTGACCCCATGGTAACCTCCagcctcttcttcctccccatCCTGCAGGATTTCCCTGAAGGTGGCCAGAGCCACCTGGGGCGCCTGGTCCCTAAGCTGCAGGAGGTGAACCGTTGTCTGGGTGATCTTCTTTCCACTGCCAGCAAGGTGAGAACAGGACATCAGCAGCTTGAGGTTGTTTGTGTGATCTTAGAATTCATCCTGTCCCTCCCACGTTGGTGGCTGGGCTGACattggagctgctgcagtctcccccagctctgggaaggtGATGGAGGACAGCCAAGAGGACAGCACAGCTGGTCCTGAGGTGGGCTGGAGGATGCTTTGGGAGGCCTAAAGGAGATCCCTAAAAAGGTACAGCCATTGTCAAGGTGCTGAGTCAGCCAATTCAGAGCAGACTGTCCTGCTGGGCAGAAGCTGGAGGTGCAGCCCactgctgcctgtcctgccaGGCACACTGGCAGGAATGCTTCCCCGTTCTGCCCCATTCACAGGGCTGGAGACCCTGTGATGGCCTGTGTTGTGGTTTTAATCTTCTGCTGGGCTTCTCTCAGGTGTGTGCCATAGAAACATCTCACCTTGAAAAATGCCTGGGAAGGGCCACAGGCTTGAAGGCTCAGTGTCTCATGCCTTCATCTTCTCTACAGGCAGCAAACCCCTCCTCAGCACTGAGCAAGCTGGTCCCTGTGACATCCCCAGCCTCCACAGGCTCCCAGCAAGCCATCAACATACTGAAGGAGCAGAATCGGCTTctcaccaaggtcagtggaggtGGGGGTGGAGGAGATGCCCTTGGGGGTGCTGAGAAAGGAAGGGGATGGGATAGGGCCAGGGAAGGAATGACAAGCAGTGTTCAGGAACAGGAACAGTGTTCCTTCAGCATGGCCAAACTTGGTCATCCCAGAGAAGGGGGTGTGGGCTGCATGTGgaggccctctggcacacagctgtgcccagctgtctCCAGCTGCTTGCTGGGTGAGTCAGTGGCAGGGATAGGGCATTCCTGCCAGAGGGAAAAGACTGTGACAAATGGAGGTCACAAGAGaatgcagaggctgcagctgggggctgtCAGGGAAGGGATGGTCTGCCATCTCAGGCCAGGGCCAGTCTCACTGCTGGGGTTTTCTGTCCCAGCATGTGACCACAAAGATGCTCTGGGGCTGgagtccctctgctctggagccaggccgggacagctgggggtgttcaccaggggaaaagaagagcaaggagagctcagagccccttccggGGCTTAAAGGGCTTCTatgagagctggagagggactttgagtaagggcctggagggacaggacaagggggaatggcttcctactgccagagggcagggtgaGATGGGATAgtgggaagaaattgttccctgtgagagtggtgaggccctggcacagggtgcctagagaagctgccccatccctggaagtgttcaagaacaGCCTTGGAGGAACTggctctagtggaaggtgtttcTGCCCCTGGTTAGGGGCtgggatgagatgggctttaatgTCCTCCTACCCAAagcctgtgattctgtggttctatgaaATTTTACCAGCAACACAACCAGTTGCCAGCAGTTTCCTCCTCTAACTATCATTTTCCTCCCCTGTCTTGTGCAGGAGGTGACTGACAAGAGCGAGCGCATCACCCAGTTGGAGCAGGAGAAATCTGCCCTCATCAAGCAGCTCTTTGAGGCTCGTGCCCACAACAACCATGAGATGAGCCAGCTGGACTCCACCTTCATCTAGCACATGcctcccctgccccatccccaaaCTTACCTGGGGGTTTCAAGGGACTCTTGCCCTAAACTCATCacacctgctgctccaggtgttGTATCTCAAGgtctggggctgctggtggcatCTCTGCGAGGGAGCCAGGACCCCTCTTGGGaagcatccctgccctgctgatggCTTATCAGCCATGCTGCTCTCAGGCTGCTCCTTTTTTGTCTCTAAGTGGGCTGCAGGGATACTGTCCCCAGTCCTGTGACCCCCAGCAGTCAGGAGACAtggctgctgtctgtgctgcctgtgtgggGTGAGCTGTTGTTCCCTTGCTGACTTAGGCTGGATTTTGGATGCTCTTGGGAAAGTGATGTATCTTCAGCACTCTAGCAGCATCTCCAGACAAGCCTGGCCCTCAGAAGGTGCTGGCTCC
The DNA window shown above is from Molothrus aeneus isolate 106 chromosome 19, BPBGC_Maene_1.0, whole genome shotgun sequence and carries:
- the SAPCD2 gene encoding LOW QUALITY PROTEIN: suppressor APC domain-containing protein 2 (The sequence of the model RefSeq protein was modified relative to this genomic sequence to represent the inferred CDS: deleted 2 bases in 1 codon), with amino-acid sequence MAGAPSRRRPMEARNSPPSANRRGGRGSGVTLGAAAMAPERGDRSLPAGTEGLPRVFLQSLRTLFDILDDRRRGYVHLREIESRWRGAEAQELPAGVMEGLRQAAPASGYLTFERFVLGLRAALPGTEPPVEGGSGGRRSAEKPPSPRCSEERWGKSTGQREPGPGQPRGRGGDAKSAGQPQGDTDYPGARDTRRHQRGRAEHRRHTITNGVDFSTLKYMKELEQEKDFLLQGLELIERAREWYHQHIQLMQEHQRFLGKGRTSADFPEGGQSHLGRLVPKLQEVNRCLGDLLSTASKAANPSSALSKLVPVTSPASTGSQQAINILKEQNRLLTKEVTDKSERITQLEQEKSALIKQLFEARAHNNHEMSQLDSTFI